The sequence GGGGGCATAGGTGGCCATCCATGTGAGCCACTCCTTCCGCATCAGGGCCGATGTGGCCGCCGGCTCGAAGGAAGCCAGTTCTTCCCATGCGTCCGCGGTCTCCTTGCCCCACGGCGTGGTTAGCTTTCGCCGTTCCCCCATGCATGCGTAGATGTACTCAATGACCCACGACCTGGTGGCTTCGGCGCCGATCACATCGCCGTAGGCATTCGACCCCATGTCGTCCGCGAAAAAGGCGAATGCGTTCATTACGCTGAGGGTCCGGAGGCGGTCGGGCAGCGTGTCCGGCCAGCAGTAGGAAGTAAAGATTGCCGTTCCGTTGCGCGCGAATGATTCCGCCAGGGCCGCTGGCAGAACCTGTCCGACAATCCGGCTCAGCCAGTCGACGGTGTACTCGATGGTGATTTCCGACAAGGCGTGTCTCCGGACGGGAGACAGCCCTTCAGTGAGGTTCGGTACGTGGTATTCAAGAGTGTTTTTCAAGAGAACGTCTCCTTGGTAGAGAATTACCTTTTCGGGGGATGGCATACCTTTAGAGGCGGAAGATCACCTTGCAGGACTCCTGCCGTCGATTCACAGAGGTTCAGCCTCCACGTGGAGGTTACGTCGGATATCTTCGGGGAGCGAGAACGCGAGGTGCTCGACGGCGGTCTTGACCGACTCCGTCCCGCCGTCGCCGCGCTGCGTGAGCATATTCCGGACTTCGCCCTGCTGGGCGGAACCCTCGCCGAGTGCGACCATGTCGGCGACAGCCGGGCAGAATCCTCCGCCAAGTACCGACTGCATGGCGCGAATTTCCAGGTCCTCGCCGCTCCGGTCGGCGAGCTGCTATGGACCTCGCCCGCCCTACCGGGCCGCACCACGCGCGCGCAACGGCCGCGGGAGGGCGAGCAGGACAGGTCGTCTGGGCTGGGCGGGGGTGCTCATGGTGCGGTGCTCCGGCGTTTTCCTCGGGGGTGGGTGGCTGCGGCGGCGATGCTGAGCAGAAGGATGGTGCTGGCGATCCATGCGGCGGTGTGGAGGCCTTCGATGAAGGCATCTTGTGCGGGTGCGGGCATCCCTGCAGCGGTGGGTGTGCGGGTGGGCTGCGGGAGTACGGTGAGTGCTCTGGTGAGGGCCGCGCCGAGGACGGCGATGCCGACGGCGCCTGCGACTTCTCTGAGGAGGTCGTTGAAGGCGGCTGCGTTTCCGGCCTCGTCGACGGGGACGGCGCTCATGATGGCTTCGGTGGCGGGGACGGCTGCCAGTCCCGCTCCGGTGCCTGCGGTGATCGCGAAGGCGTGGAGGTAGGTGGCGTGGGAGGTGAGCGTGACCTGGGCCAGGGCGGCGAATCCAAGGGCGAGAAGTGCGATGCCGGTGATGAGCACGGTGCGGGGTCCCCATCGGGCTGTGGCGGGCAGGGCGAGGGCGGTGCCTGCGGCGGCGGCTGCGACGAGGGGCAGGAGGGCGGTTCCCGCTCGGGCGGGTGAGTCGCCGAGGACGAGTTGGAAGTAGAGGGTGAGGATGTAGAGGGCTCCGTAGAGCGCGAAGAACATGGCGGCGAGCACGAGGGCTGCTGCGCGTGAGGCTGGGTCGCGCACGAGTTGTGGGTGCAGGGCGGCAGGGCCGCGGCGGCGCCTGGCGAGGGCCCACAGGAGGGGCGCGGCTGCGAGGGCGGTCCAGGTGGCGGGGTGTGTCCAACCGCGGGCGGGGGCTTCGATGACCGCCCACACGAAGAGGAACAGTCCGGCGGCTGCCGCGGCGAGTGCGACGGGGTCGCAGGGTGTGGGGTGGGAGTGGCGGTGTTCGGGAAGCCAGGCTTTCGCGCCCACGAGTGCCAGGACGATGACGGGCGGGTTCATCCAGAAGCCGGCGCGCCAGGAGTAGTGCTCGATGAGGAGGCCGCCGACAAGGGGTCCGGTGAGTCCGCCGATGCCGGCGACGCAGGCCCAGGCGGCGACCGCACGCCGCCGACGGGGGCCGGTGGGGTGGATGGCGGTGATGAGGGAGAGGGTGGAGGGCATGAACAGGGCACTGCCGGTGCCCATGAGGAAGCGGGCAGCGATGATGTGGCCGGGGGTGTCGGCGAGGGCACCGTAGAGGGACGCGGCCAGACAGACGGTGAGGCCAGTGGTGAACGCTCGGCGTCGGCCGTGGCGGTCTCCCCAGGCGCCTGCGGCGAGGACTCCGGCGGCCAGGGCCAGGGTGTAGGCATCGGCGATCCAGTGCACTTCGGTCGGACTGGGCTGGAGGTCGGCCTGGAGACCGGGAAGCGCGGTGTTCATGACAGTGGTGTCGAGTCCGACTAGGCCCAGTCCTGTGCACAGGACGGCCACCGCGGCGCCGGGCCGGCGGGTGGTGAGGGGAGGCGGGTGGGTGGCGGCGGGTGGGCTCGTCATGGTCTTCCTCGGTGCGTCCTGGGGGCGGCTGGGGGTGGGGTTAGGTCATGCGGTCGGTGAGGCGGTGGACCATCTGCTGCAGGAGAGCTTGGGTCTGGGGTCGGACCTGGGTGTGCTGGAGGGCTCGAAGGGCGCGGTCGCAGCGGTCGCGGATCATCTGTTCCACTGCGTCCCGGGCGCCCGTGGCTTCCAGGACGTCGCGGATGGCTGTGGCTGCGGTGGGGGTGAGCTCGGGGGTTCCGAGGTGGCTGCGCAGGAGATGTTCTTGGT comes from Streptomyces sp. TLI_053 and encodes:
- a CDS encoding MFS transporter, whose amino-acid sequence is MTSPPAATHPPPLTTRRPGAAVAVLCTGLGLVGLDTTVMNTALPGLQADLQPSPTEVHWIADAYTLALAAGVLAAGAWGDRHGRRRAFTTGLTVCLAASLYGALADTPGHIIAARFLMGTGSALFMPSTLSLITAIHPTGPRRRRAVAAWACVAGIGGLTGPLVGGLLIEHYSWRAGFWMNPPVIVLALVGAKAWLPEHRHSHPTPCDPVALAAAAAGLFLFVWAVIEAPARGWTHPATWTALAAAPLLWALARRRRGPAALHPQLVRDPASRAAALVLAAMFFALYGALYILTLYFQLVLGDSPARAGTALLPLVAAAAAGTALALPATARWGPRTVLITGIALLALGFAALAQVTLTSHATYLHAFAITAGTGAGLAAVPATEAIMSAVPVDEAGNAAAFNDLLREVAGAVGIAVLGAALTRALTVLPQPTRTPTAAGMPAPAQDAFIEGLHTAAWIASTILLLSIAAAATHPRGKRRSTAP